A window of Cyclopterus lumpus isolate fCycLum1 chromosome 10, fCycLum1.pri, whole genome shotgun sequence genomic DNA:
aaaacaacaacacacacacacacaaaaaataaaaaaataatccatgTTTCTAACAGATGACCTTGACGAGGGAgtgaaaacgtgtgtgtgtgtgtgtgtgtgtgtgtgtgtgagagctgctGCAGACTTGAGTTATTAATGCAACCCGGTGACACGCGCGCTTCCACCAgtgtgcgtttttttttctttcaaacgTCCGCTTCCTTTTCCACACCGAGAGGAGTCGCATGCAGTCATCCCCGCGCCTTGTGGCCACCTGGTGTGACTAAGTGATATAATTGCAATGGCATTCCTCCTAAGTGACCATTAGTCTCTCAATGCATTGTGGTGATTGCAGGCCGTAATTGACTGATCGAGTGTCAAAGGAGTAGGCCCGATTACGTAATGGCAGAAGGGGGCTGCGAGTTATCAAAGGGGTTTTGTTAGGGTgtacgaagaaaaaaaaacagcaggagGAAAGGCTGCGTTTCAATTCAGCGCGGGATTAAGAGCTCCGTTTAAAAACGTTCATTTTGATATCTCTTTCTCAATTTTCctagaaaaaagaggaaaaataaataaaaaaggagctCACCCGTCCGACTATTTTGCCCTTCTCGTTCATGCAGATGTAATGCtcgctctcttttccttttattcGAATGTGGCTCCCGAAGGTTTCCGTCTCGACGACGAGGAGAGctgcaagagaagaagaagaagaagaccgtTAAGGGAAAGTCtttcacctcacacacacacacacacacacacacacacacacacacgcttttaACGGATCCCCGTACAGCCAAACATATCCGgtagttttctttcttcacttaTGGTCGACAGGGTCCTGTAGTTTTATTCAATactccatttttattttattttgtaggaggTCCCCACACATTTAAGACCATAAACATGATTGTGTTCATTTTCTCGTCCTGTAAGAAACAGCGCTTTATCAAAAACTGAGCCtcataaagaaaacatgaagatTAACTATTAAGTTGCTGTatttcttcatatatatatatatatatatatatatatatgtatatatatatatatatgtatatatatatatatatttatataccacAAAATAGTCAACCACCAATACTAGTTGTACCAGAGATTACACATCAAGGATTACGGGACCTAATTGATTGAAAATCCCAAATTGCTGTAAATTCCAGTACATGTTAATGTGGCCTTTATACATAAATGTACTCTAGATTTATAGCCTCTGggcttttttgttatttttgtccCAAAGAATGGACAAAAAGAGCTGAATTATGGGTCGCGTAGTTCTTGTGAAGGTATATTAAGTGTGTAACTTTCTTTACACAATACCATATATGCACCAAAACAACAATACCGCCGCCACTTCAGCCTGACAAAGCAGTAATCCACTCTCGAGACGCATCCCGGCGGctcttttattcccccccccccccccccccccacacacacacccacctccaAAATGTTAACCCCTGCGAGGTCACCTTTGTCTCTGCTCGCCCCTCGACCAGCAAAGAGATCTGCCAAACGTTTGTGCAGCGGTTATGTGCCCCTCAGGATTAGGTTTCAAGTTCCCTTTAGTCTGTGCTCACTCAATCAAAAAGTTAAGATGATCCATTTGTTTAACACACAGGGCCATTCAGTGGCGCTCGAGGGAGCGGAGGAAGAATAGGCCGAAAAGGGGATGGGACGGGCTGGAGGGCAGAAGTaactcccctcctcctcctcctcctcctcctcctcctcctcctcctcctcctccacccttaAATCCAACCTTGGGAGAAAAGTGGGAAGAAGGAAAACCTGTCTCGCAAGGTGAAACTTTAGAAGTTATttactttcttccttttttgtttttttcgagAGCTTTCCGTCGGTCAGTCGGGgggggacccccccccccccccccccaaaaaaaatgaagggtAACGATGTTTACAAAGATCCTTCAGCTCTGCGAGTCAAATCGAGGGGTCGTTCGCTTTGGCCTTCGCGCTCTTTTGCTGGTTTTTGCAAAAACCTCAGCTATGAAGCCTCGAAACccatcagataaaaaaaaaaaaaacgttcctATCCGTCATTAAAGCAGGAGTTTCAGCTATTTTGAcagatgaccccccccccaccccccctccccgatTGGTAGAATAACAAAGAAGTGgagtcatttcattttcatctgAACGGCATCCACCAGCAAATATCTTCAGGAGTCAGCGAGTGGTCACCGTGATGTTTTGTATATTAACTCTGGGTGTTTCTTTTAAACAGTTCTCCGCTGGCAGCCGGAGCTGGCAtgtaaaaatgaagaaattcTGGAATATCTGATCAATGTATTCATTAAATACCACTTGTGATCTCTTAACCagtgaagtgtttttttttcctcgggTCGGTATAAACAATGAGGGGGCCACGGGCTTTTATTAACCTCagcaggggggggtgggggggggggtcatctgTCAAAATAGCTGAAACTCCTGCTTTAATTCCACATtgcagcattttttttcccaacaaCAGGCATCGTTTACGACACGGCTGTATCTGGAAAAGGGGTCGTTGACATAAAGCTGGtgcacttcttcttctgtggtggttttgtgtggCGCTCCGTCCGCGAAGCCACAGTGTGCCGAGAGCGGATCAGTGTGTCTCCCTGAGCGTTGTTAGTGAGTGCAAAGGAGTTCACAGGTGCCAGGTACTGCAGctggatggggaggaggaggaggaggagtaggaggaggcgGCGCGGGacgggagaaagaaagaaggaggaggaggggcggaggGCAGAATTGGCAAGGCCTCATGGGAAAAATTGGATCTGCTTCCACTCAAGCTCTAACAAGCAGTGAGGAAACTTCGCCTCGGCGCATCTGCGACTGCACACACGAACTCGGAGGCATTCAAGACCTGCAATTTCAGAGCCGTGAGTCAGCTGTTGTGAGCTTGATATCTGCAGGAAACGCAGAAAACAAGTCCCGTTGCTCGTACCGCCGCCGCCGCGTCGAGGAGCGCTTCGCCGACCGGCCACGTACTCATCCGCCGTGTTTCTTTTAGATGTCGAACTTGTGAACAAGGCCACACAAAGAGGGTCTATTTAAGGTTagctaaatataattaaaaaaaatgcacatttctttcttctgtaCTCTCTATTGCAAACCACTGTTTagtttttgaaaatgaaacatcaTATATTTAACTTTCTCTTGCCTTTTCAAGTTCAAGGACAATACAGTTTCATTTCCAAATATGGATGTTCACTCATTTTCTGAGTCAGTAAAGTTGAGTAAAGAGTTGCATCCTACATGACCTTAACAGCTCACAACCTAAACAGTAAagatatatacaatattttgCAGAGTGGCCAACCAGCGAGTCAGTTTTGGTCCATATTGGTCAATCTGTCGAAAACAAATCACACTCGTTGGCCTATAAATCCATCAAGGTAAACATAGACCTGCTCTGGATACCCAGATGCTACGGTAAACATCAATTGCAAGGTCGGCAATTTCATGATGTTTCCAGCCACCCCCAACCAGTACTTGGTGGCTTATGAAAGTCCCCATCCACTTTTGCTCTAGCCAAAACACAGGGCGTGGAAAACAAACCTCCGCACAATGGTTAGTAAACAATCTCAAGAAGCACCAACATCTGGCGGGAGGGCGGCGGTGATTTCTCATCCCCTCGTGACCAACTAGCTAGCGTGTCGGGTGAGATGCACAGGAGTTCTCCCATACCATACTTGCCCCCATCATCTCCGTTGGCGTTGACTTTCTTCCCCAGGATCTGGACGTGTTTGCCCGTGGTCCTGCTGTAGAGCTGGTAGATCCGGACCTGCTTGCGGCTCAAGTCGTCCGGGTTCCTGGTGTGGTTCTCGATGTAAAACCTGAAATCAGCAGAGGTCTTTTGGCattcctgcagagagagagagaggtgtgagacaggagaagagagagagagagagacaagacagTGAGAGATCGTCACGGCGAAGGTGTTGATAGTGATGGCTGCTGTTGCTTTTATGGGCCCCGtgtcaaaaaggaaaaaagaaaaatgtgcctCCGAGGCTTAAAAAAACTTTGAGATACCAACCAGGAAACTGCGGCCGCTGCATtttagtctgtttttttttctctcctcgcTTTCAACCGGCACATTTTACATGCGTATGTATAACTACGCGTTAATGAAGTACCCGTAACGCACGGAAACGAAGCGCGAAGCCCAACCGAGCGACCTTCTGTTGCTTCGCACCGAGACAGACGTGCGCTATGCGCCGCCGGCGATATTGAGAAACCTTTACTCCATTTCCACAAGCAAGCGAGCCACTAGCAATTATACACCTGAAGCATCCAGACCTGTTGCACTATCATCAAACAAATATCTGCCTGCAGGCCAAGCACGGTCCATAAATTAGGAAACGCAGCAGGCGGAAAGACAAGAACGAGAGGTGGCAAGAGGCACCAAAAGAAACACTCTAGAGGACTCAGGAGGACCTTTTCTGATCAAATCGTCCATGATCCACCGGCTGTGTCCTTAGTCCTTAATCGGCGACAGCAAGAGCAACCGTGTCACCCAACACGTGGAAGTGCGAGAGTAAACGTATACTTTCAGAAGCCCGAGGAATCTCCGTCCACGCCAAGATCCCATTTCCCCAGCTGTAACGCTGTGGTAATTGCACGGTAATGGCTTTTTATGTGACTGTTCTCAGGTGGCTAATTATATACACATTACATACCCCCGAAGTCCGTGTTATTCTAACTTCAGCGAATTAACGGCGTGTAGCGAACGCGATGGGGATGCACCGTGGGCTTTGGAGGAACAAATCCTTTAAACTGAGAGACCACGAAGACGAGTCCTTCGCGTTGGAACCCGCGATAGCTCGGACGTGAACTCCTTTGCCCGAGACACAGGCAGCGTTTCTGGGCGGAAGGACTCGTCGGCTAAACCATGACGTAGTCGGTCTAGAAATGTGGCCCCGCGGAGGATCCAGCCCCCGCACTGGGACGCGGCTTCTGTATCTTGACATTTAGGAAACACGCCCATAATGTTACTTTTGGCTTCGGGCGTTGTGGAAAAATGAGAGGCTGGATATCGAGACGCATAACCTACTGATGCAACTAATTTGCGTGGCGGTAATATTGACCGCAAAGGCATCGAAAAACCCTTAAGAACTGTGAGGACTTTAGATCacgcaatgttttttttattgagggGTAATGTTTTTCATGGCCAATAAGCTGCTCCTTAAAATAAAAGTACCAGCATTAGTTGTAGCtctattggcttttttttttttaccaacaatTTGGGTCACTCTAATTTCTCATGTACTCTAAGGCAGTACTCCAACATGCAACGCAACCGGCATGAAACTGCTCAGCCTTGACAACCATGACGTTACattgcaaacaaaaaaacgttgTGGAGCCCTAAAAAAGGAGCAACATACATCTACAGTCCACGTCCTCAACCCTATAAACCAGGCCTATAGTTGTATTGCGTTGGGAGGCGCATTAACATCTGACCGGGGATCTGTCAACCCAACGCAACCTGTTCAATTCACAGATTTGTCAACTGCATTTTTTTGCTCAAAGACATTAAAATGTGACCTCCTAAGCCTTTAGGAGCAGTGGGACGCCCCCTTCACCTtcaataaatgcacatttaaaaaacacaaattaaaaaagggacgTTCTTGCATACAAACTTTCTACCCAAACGGAGACTCGCGGAAGCCGTC
This region includes:
- the fgf24 gene encoding fibroblast growth factor 24 → MGVFPKCQDTEAASQCGGWILRGATFLDRLRHGLADESFRPETLPVSRAKEFTSELSRAHFSFFLFDTGPIKATAAITINTFAVTISHCLVSLSLSSPVSHLSLSLQECQKTSADFRFYIENHTRNPDDLSRKQVRIYQLYSRTTGKHVQILGKKVNANGDDGGKYALLVVETETFGSHIRIKGKESEHYICMNEKGKIVGRPDGRKQECVFVEEFLENNYTALVSAKYKGWYLGFNRKGRPKKGSRTTQRQQEVHFMKRQPKGRPDPLEEFRFTVTKRTRRARRIKPNPKRN